Genomic DNA from Aminobacterium mobile DSM 12262:
GTAAAATATACGGCTGGCCCTGAGCAAGGCGAAACGACACCTTTTTCTTTTTCCCAAAACGCTGCATCTGGCAAAGATGCCATAATATGGTCAGCCGATATAAAACAATCTTTACTCCACACCCCACTATCCAGAGGCATAAATTCAATAAGACGTAATAATACTCCTTCGTTCCGCGCAAAAGTTAACAACGAAGGTATTTCTTCATCATTAAACCCTTTTATAAGAACCGTATTAATCTTTATCTCTGTCTCTGTTTGTCCCTTTACAGAATGTATCCCCGCTAAAACATCTTCAAGATTACCCGTACTTGTTATATATCGGAACTTCTCAGGGCTCAGAGTATCAAGGCTTACATTAATACTTTTTAGCTTTAATGGCAAAATTTGAGGGGCGGCGGAGGTAAGCAGTGATCCATTTGTTGTTAGAGAAAGTTCCATAGACGAGAATTGATGCCTCACTTGAGCAAGGAAAGGCAGAAACCCCCTCCGTACTAAAGGTTCGCCCCCTGTAAAGCGTAGTTTTTTTGCTCCCATTTTTTCTAGCACATAACATAAAAAGAGAATATCTTCGTAGCTAAGAATAAGATCATGTTCAATCCAGGGAACCCCTTTTTCAGGCATACAGTAACGACACCGGAAATTACACCTGTCTGTTATAGATATGCGAATATAGTTTAATATCCGCCCCATAGGGTCCCTCAGAATTCTTTCCATCTATATCCTCCCAGCTGACCCACTTGAGATCTCCAGTCTGGAGTATGTATCGCTTCTTGAAGGGCTTTGAAGCATGGATGAGCCTCATATTCTTCAGGGTAAACAAGCTCATACGGCTCTTCTGCCAGTGGAATGAAGTCCAAATCCAACGCATCTGCAGCAGCCTTTATGCCAAGAGCAGCATCTGCAACTCCGGCAGCTATACGATTTGCCGCATCAAAGTGAGTAATAGACTGTATAGAGTAGCCATTAATGTCTTGAGGAAAAATTTTTTTCTGTTTCAACAGAACATCTAGAAGGACTCTCGTGCCCGCCCCTGGCTGGCGATTTACAAAACGAACTTTCTTTATCGCTAAATCCTCTATAGAGTAAATATCAAGCGGATTGCCTTTAGCTATAAGAATCCCTTGCTCTCGATAAAAAAGAAGTTGTCGCACCCACTTTTTCCCTTGAGAAAGACGTTCAATATAGCTATCGTTATACTGCCCTGTTTCGGGATCGAGAAGATGGCAGGCTGCTAAATGACATTCTTCTCTTGCAAGAGCTGCTAGCCCCCCAAGGCTTCCTACAAAACGAAA
This window encodes:
- the moaA gene encoding GTP 3',8-cyclase MoaA, whose translation is MERILRDPMGRILNYIRISITDRCNFRCRYCMPEKGVPWIEHDLILSYEDILFLCYVLEKMGAKKLRFTGGEPLVRRGFLPFLAQVRHQFSSMELSLTTNGSLLTSAAPQILPLKLKSINVSLDTLSPEKFRYITSTGNLEDVLAGIHSVKGQTETEIKINTVLIKGFNDEEIPSLLTFARNEGVLLRLIEFMPLDSGVWSKDCFISADHIMASLPDAAFWEKEKGVVSPCSGPAVYFTHKGTGQRLGIIAAVSHHFCATCNRLRVTAVGKILSCLFCQDGIDIRQALRLRDEKMVVESFMLAVSKKPKQWLDVQSGHEHMSQIGG